The following coding sequences lie in one Lolium perenne isolate Kyuss_39 chromosome 2, Kyuss_2.0, whole genome shotgun sequence genomic window:
- the LOC127335246 gene encoding protein THYLAKOID ASSEMBLY 8, chloroplastic → MLSSSIAFPPLRLTPPSAAAPRWRSAAAAVTITMRDRSKNRKPTQRGRYLSSEAIQVVQSLKRATLCGAPAAGAVAKDPKLQRLLKADMVAVFRELAAQGEALLALKVFEEIRKEHWYKPRLFWYVDLITVLASKGLRSEVGQACSYLKREQLEPDTDGFNLLLKTLLDAEFTQLTMDCFRLMKLWDSEPDRTTYVTLVKGLESLGETDLSAQMRLEAESDYGDLWDFFDEEEAIDA, encoded by the exons ATGCTCTCCTCATCGATCGCCTTCCCACCACTCCGCCTAACCCCTCCCTCCGCAGCTGCTCCTCGCTGGAGGTCAGCTGCCGCCGCCGTCACCATCACGATGCGGGACCGGAGCAAGAACAGGAAGCCAACACAGCGAGGGCGCTACCTCAGCAGCGAGGCCATCCAGGTCGTCCAGTCCCTCAAGCGCGCCACCCTCTGTGGCGCCCCCGCGGCCGGCGCCGTCGCGAAGGACCCCAAGCTCCAGCGGCTCCTGAAGGCCGACATGGTGGCCGTCTTCCGTGAGCTCGCGGCGCAGGGCGAGGCCCTGCTGGCACTCAAG GTCTTTGAGGAGATTCGAAAGGAGCACTGGTACAAGCCCAGGCTGTTCTGGTATGTTGATCTTATCACAGTGCTTGCTAGCAAAGGTCTGAGGTCCGAGGTTGGCCAAGCATGTTCGTATCTGAAGAGGGAACAATTAGAACCTGACACGGATGGTTTCAATCTGCTCCTGAAGACACTCCTAGATGCTGAGTTCACACAGTTAACAATGGACTGCTTCCGGCTTATGAAACTATGGGACAGTGAACCTGACAGGACAACATACGTAACATTGGTGAAAGGTCTTGAATCCCTAGGGGAAACGGATCTATCTGCTCAGATGAGGTTGGAAGCGGAAAGTGATTACGGAGACCTCTGGGACTTCTTTGATGAAGAGGAGGCGATTGACGCTTGA